A region of the Pseudobacteroides sp. genome:
ATTGTACCAAAAGAATTAATGAATTGGCAGAAATAATGCATTTGGATCTCAAAAAGAGGATAGATGACCTATCCTTTGGCAATAAGAAAAAAGTAGGAATAGTCCAAGGGCTGCTCCATGAGCCAAAGCTCATTATACTGGATGAGCCTACCAGTGGTCTGGACCCTCTTATGCAACAGAGGTTTTTTGACCTATTGGCCCTTGAAAACAAAAAGGGTGCAACTATATTTTTCTCATCACACATCCTAAGCGAGGTGCAGAAGATTTGTGACCTTGTAGCCTTTATCAAGGATGGAAAAATAATAAAGCTTGAGAAGATGAGTATTTTACAGGAGAGTACCTACAAGAAAATAAAAGTTGAGGCAAAATCCGATATAGATAAGGACTACTTCAAAATTATCGGTGTAAATAATCTTGAAGTGAAAGGCAATACAGCCAACTTTATATTTAAAGGAAACATCAATCCTATTATGAAAAAAATATCCGATATGGACATAGCAAATGTCTGGGTTGATGATCCTGACCTTGAAGAAATCTTCATGCATTATTATGCAAAGGAGGATTAGATGATGAATATGTTTTTCCATGAGCTTAGGGCTAATAGAAAAAATACCGGTATATGGGCAGGAAGCATTACAGCGTTAATTGTCTTCTATATGTCAATGTTCCCTTTGATATCAAAAGATGCATCCACATTTCAGAAGTTGTTGGAGAATTATCCTGAACCTTTGCGTAAGGCATTTGGAGCCTCAATTAGCAGCATAGGAACCATATTAGGCTTTTACTCCTTCATATTTGTATTAGTATTGTTGATTGGAGCAATCCAAGCTATGAATCTGGGCACTTCAATTTTGTCAAAGGAGTCCCGTGAAAGAACTGCAGACTTTCTTTTAACCAAGCCGGTTTCCAGAACCAGGATTATGACATCCAAGCTAATGGCGGCATTTATACTGATTATGGCTACCAATATTATATGTTATATCGCAGCG
Encoded here:
- a CDS encoding ABC transporter ATP-binding protein, with protein sequence MNAIEIRNLTKNYGKSRGIIDVSINVEEGQVFGFIGPNGAGKSTTIRTLLGLIHPTNGTATIFGKSCIENPEVRKDIGYLPSEVFYYDKMRVIDLLKYSASFYHKDCTKRINELAEIMHLDLKKRIDDLSFGNKKKVGIVQGLLHEPKLIILDEPTSGLDPLMQQRFFDLLALENKKGATIFFSSHILSEVQKICDLVAFIKDGKIIKLEKMSILQESTYKKIKVEAKSDIDKDYFKIIGVNNLEVKGNTANFIFKGNINPIMKKISDMDIANVWVDDPDLEEIFMHYYAKED
- a CDS encoding ABC transporter permease subunit encodes the protein MNMFFHELRANRKNTGIWAGSITALIVFYMSMFPLISKDASTFQKLLENYPEPLRKAFGASISSIGTILGFYSFIFVLVLLIGAIQAMNLGTSILSKESRERTADFLLTKPVSRTRIMTSKLMAAFILIMATNIICYIAAVIMANVVKTQDYNELVFFMINATLFFVQIIFFVLGIIISVFFQRLRSVLPISLGAVFGFFFIGMFIATDKDDAARFITPFKYFDTGYIINNSSYEASYLIAAASFIIVAVAASYIIYSKKDIHAV